TAGATCTGAATAATGTTTTCCCATGTTTTATGATTATTGCCATGTATTGGCATTTAGATATATTTTGttggttttactatttttttctaccttcctaAGTAAGTTTAGAGATATCAAGCATCTCTCACATATCCTCATTCATTctaaatgcagattcctgggcctgcTGCATTTATACATTTGGAATAAAACGTGTTACCCTCTCTATCCTTCTTGTTCTACATCATCTCCATAGCTCTTTTCACCTCCTGATGATCTGTTCACTTGTTTCCCAGCGCTCTTCCCTTTACCCCATATTACTAGAATGTAAGATCCATGAGAGGAGAGATTtggatattttttgtttgttgctcTATTACGTTGTTCTATTACCAGTTTAAAATAGTACTTGACATGTAGATACAGTCACTAAATATTGCTGAAAAAACAGGTAAGTGGCTCCATATGTATCTCAGTGTATCACACTCCTGGTAGTCTCTAGGGCTCCTTTGAACCTCAGTGACTTTCAGGATGCTAAGGCATCCTAAGTCATGCATCCTAAGGCATGCTAAGGCAACTGAATCCACATGACTTCTGCCTCTTTACTCAGCCTGGGAATTCTTTTACTAGATGTAAGAGATTTCTTTCccattctatttcttaaaatcgTAATGTCCATAGCCAAGATTGttctttcttctaagttttattaAGGGCttgaaatttggaaattaatGGCCAGAAAATGTTCTTGactttgggttgtttgttttttgtttttgtttttgttttttgtctgtaTATAttactattaagaaaaaaaattgaaactgtcTTATTAAATGATTGGAAAAACGAGGAAAGACAATATATTGTTTCACAATATTATCTGGCCACACATTTGTATAATATTAAAACCACATAGATTGTTCCATACATcggtaaaaaatattaaatgtgtttgAAAACAGATTGTTTTGCCTAAATCCTAGATGTGACTCATATAGATTACCAACATGTGAATTTCAAACAGAACCTTATATAGATGAAATTTGTATACACtttaaacatcatttaaaaatcttcatcatggggtgcctgggtggttcagtcggttaagtgtcttccttcagctcgagtcatgatcccggggtcctaagaGATACATATGGTGCTGgaaaacacaatattttataCAGGAAGGGGTTGTCCTCAATGAGAAGTGATTTTTGAGTAAATTCTAGAAGGATCTAAGACAAATGGCAAGTAAATTTCTGGGAAACAGTTATCcaagtaaaagaaaacagtatatagcAGCAATTCTCATTTGTCTGCATATTGGTAATGAAAAGCTCAACAATTAATTCTAATGCATATTCAATGTTAAGAAAAATGAACCCAGATTTAGGAGGTAAGAAGAAAGGATATAGAAACACTAAGCTGGTTATTGACCCTGGGAAGGCAATTATTTACTCGCATAGTCTCTACAAATCAAATCAATATGCTCAGGATATGCACTCTAAAATTCGGGCCCTAAAATGAGGAGTAGGTGAGAAGCCCATGACTCTGATTCGAAAATGAATATAAGTGGAACAAGTTTCCAACACCTGGCAAAACTAAACCCTCACCCCGCTGCTTTAAATCAAGATAGTTGCCTCTAGAGTGTGAAGtcctgggagaaaataaaagcatcctTTTTGCTAGAAGCTGtgaggaaaatatagaaaacatatttgagagagaagaaagctgCACCAGACTGTCAGGATCCACAGAACTCCTAGGATTGTTCAGACCAATAaagataacaaacaaacaaaaaactatttggACTGGTAGCCACTATGTCTCCAAGGAACCAAAGACCTGTTTGGTGCGTCACAGTCAAAAACCATAATCTTACCTATACTAAGAAGCAGTGTGGCTTTGCTATGAGAATTCTGTTAAGTCTAACCTTAGTAGGCTGTAAAATAATGATACAGTTAAAGACTGATCATTTGAGAGCAATCCAAAGAACAAGACTGGTGCAGAATGCTAAAGCCATGCTGAATTTCAAATAACCCTGGGAGGTCCAAATGGAGATATCTAGTTGGTAAGCCAAATTTGGGGGATTAAAGCTCAAGAGGAAAATCAGGGCAGGTGGTAAACATTTGGGAATCATCATCACATAGAACACtggaaatatgaaaatgaattatataGTTCATATATGGCATGCATACATTGAAAAGAGAAATGGGCAGAATGAAACCCCAGGACTGCACTAAATTTTAAGAgtgaggcaaaggaagagggttcatgaaaaagaatgatagGGAACATAGGTGCCTAGAGGGTTTACGAGAAATATCATATGGCCTTTAATGTAACCTTCAGTGTAGTTTAGCCACACTCCAAATGCCCATCAGGAAATGTAAGTGCCAATTTCTTGGTGCTCTGCTCAAAATATAACCTTTTTGATATAACCTTTGGGGTATGCGGTTTATCTACTCTACATAATCTATCCCTGGATCACATAAGAACAGCTGAGGTTGCAAATATAAAGTGCTTTATTTCAGTCTCCTTGGAATGGTTGTATTGAAAATACTTTTGGCAGCAGTGATTATGGGACActataaaatataactttgttaaagttttctatgtcttttttttctgtaagtttgcAGGGTTCAATAAATTGCGGTTTCCTGCAAAAGGACCAACACTAGAAATGTCTCCTTGGCCACTGTACTGGGAATAGCAGTCCTATACTTCAGTAAATTCTCTGTTCTTTTATGATACTATCATTCATTGAACTGACCAAAATTTGATCTTTGCATTGGCTGGAAGAAGCAAATAAATTACCTAACTTTAGCTTATAGGAATTGAAGccatgtttttcacatttagCCCCTACCTGGCTTCTTTTTACTCATCTACtctctttttacttgtttttttactAGCTCTTCTTAGTAAAATTATACTTTGTTGTATTGTGTGTATGAAGGTCAAATTATGTTAGACATTCTCCACTTCCCTGCTCTGACCTATCCTCCTCCACCTTGAAACTGTGTCTTAGAAAGCTGAACCTGAGGATAAGGGTTTCATCTTTCCTGACTTTAGCTTAGTTTTTGCTAATGAGAAGTACAGCCTGGAGGTCAGGAGACTGGAGGATGGTGATTTTGAGATATTGTCTCGTTTGCCTGCTGTGCTGTGTCTGTATCCTTTTCCAAAAGCCATAGGCCCTATCACACTGCTCCCATCCATAGCTGCAGAATTCTCCAGGTTCTCATCACAAAATCCTCTCCTTTTTCACCTCCAACTGAGTGTGGTATTGGCTTCCTGCTGTTGCTCTTAACTTAGTGTTTAGTCATCCTCATttgcctaaccctaaccaaactaTGATAAAAGATGTTTCAGTATGTTTCTGTTAATGCTTTCAATATATCATGTCTCCCGCTGAGACGCTGAGGTGACGAAGTGtctctttcatacattttttaattaaaaatgttttctatatttttatcatgtgcacacatatgtatgtgtgcttGCATATATCTGAATAAAgtgaattatttctaattttgtgaGTCGGGATTCTGAGactcagaatggaaaaaaataattaccaaaatcTCCCTTAACAGCCttaactaattttatttctctctttatctctctcaaagTCACCAAGAAATGAAAGTTATGTTGTTATAGACAGCTTCCACATTGGCCTCCAATCTTCCCTGCCTCATGATAGTCACACCCTGGTGCAGTCCCTTTCAACATTGTATCAAGATCAGCCTGTGCAACTGGAAGCATATGGCCAACATAATAGTATGAGTATCTCCAGCAAAATATAGTTGTCACTAAGCTCTCATCACTCCCCCCAcaacagaaacattaaaaaacaagcaaaaactgtcaaaattaattttgtcAGAAATCTGGAAAATGGCCAAAGTTTATAGCAACCAAGGAAAAACtgaatcaaggaaaaaaaaaaaactttaaaattgtgGAAAATTTTGCAGAGTTTTGACTTTCTCTTGCCTTACCCATCCTGGGGTAGCAACAACCTTAAAGAGGGAAAACTACATTCCCAGAGAACAGGACTTTGGTTCCTAGTTCCGAAGGGGTCAGAGCAGATGTTTGCCAATTATTTTGTATATCTATTATAACCTACCTGGGGCACAACTGTAGGAGTgaccaaaattttaattatatctgtTTCCTCCAAATCAGAATCCAGGCCATAAAAGAAGTAGTCATTGCTCTTAAACACTACAAGCCAACCTGACAAACCGCAGACTCTTTTGGCAAAAGATTACATTTGAAACATATAATAGCCTGCCTCTACCTGGGAGCAAAAGCTAGAAATAATTTCTTTGGGATATTAAGACgtctgaaagaatgaatgaataaggggAATCTTAGAAGGCTATGTTCATACCCAGAACAAGACAAATGCTTAGAAATACTAGAGAATACAGACCTATCATTTAGGGTCCTCACCAGGCTCGAGGCAAGACGAGGTAAGTGTTGAAGAAGTGCTTTGTTTGCAAATGCCATGAtcgtctatgtagaaaatctgaaagaaacaaGAACAACTAAAAACTGTTGGAAGTAATAAGTGATTAAggcaaagttgcaagatacacAGATAATATAAAGTCATAGGGTCACTGggtgtctgctttcagttcaggtcatggtaccggggtcctgggatcaagtaccacatcacgCTCCcagctcaatggggaatctgcttccccctccctctgcctgccactccccttgcttatgttcccactgtctctcaaataaataccatctttaaaaatatacatatatatatgtagatagatatagataagtcatttgtttttctatatatcagcaatgaacaagtattagaaattcaaaaatgaaatgcCATATGCACCCCATTAATGAAGTGTTTAGCAATTAATCTAACAAAATGTGTATAAGATATATGAGGAAAGTGATAAAATTATGATGAATACAATCAAATATAAACTAACTTTAGAAGaaatataccatgttcatagataggaaaattcaatattgtcaaaatgtcacttcttcacaaattgatctataaattcagtgtaatcccagttaaaatcccagcaagtgagacacctggatggctcagtggttgagcatctgcctttggctcagagcatgttCCTGGAGtttcgggattgagtcctacatcgggctccctgcgtggatcctgcttgtccctctgcctgtgtctctaactctctttctctttctgtgtctttcatgaataaataaataaaatctttaaaaaaaagaaagaaaaaacattaaaccttaaaaaaaatcccagcaagttattttgtagataaaAGTTTAtgttaaaaggcaaaaacaaacaatcaaaaaaaaaaaaaaaacggaataAGTGACACAATATTGGCAGAGAAGAACgaagttggaggactgacactatCCAACTTCAAGTCTTATTATAAAGAAACAGCAATCAAAATTCTGTGGTATTGACAAAAGAATATAGATAAAATTGATCAATGGAACCCGAAGACGTATTTAGACTTTCATAAATATAGCCAACTGATCCTTGACAAAGACCAAACATAAGACAATGGAACAAGGACAGACTTTTCaccaatgaataaaatgtggtataataATACAGTGAAATGTTATTCAGCAATCAAAAGAATAAAGCACAGATGCATGTGGCAATGTGGATGAGCCTCTTAAAAACCttttatgctaagtaaaataaactagacacaaaaagacaaagttATGTgggaatatatattatatcatacgAAATATTTAGAATGATAAGTTCCTAAAGATAGAAAGTGGATAACAGTTCACCAGGGACCAGTGGAGCAGCCCCTGAGGAATTACTGCTTAAAGGTTACAGTATTTCTGCtagggatgatgaaaaagttttagaaatagagaATGGTAATGATTTCACAATagtgtatataataaatatcaacgaattatgctaaaaaaaagcactaaaataCCATCTACATCTTTCCCacaataagaaatgttaaaaatgaaacaaaataaaagctactGAGGAAAGAAGGCCCACTTCCCCTAGATGAGAtgatttaataaattcatttatggATGACAAATGTCACATTCAAACTGAGTGAATATTCTATTATTATACCTAGCTCAGGAGTGACAAATAAATGGATAGCATGAGAcaaacaaatagagaaaaatggagGCAAATTGGTGTATTTCCTTGTGTTATCCCTACATCTTTTCTTAGTCTGTGTTCAGTGTATGTTCTCTATGTTCTAACAAAACTGtgttgtatacacacacacagagacacatgtataaatattttaaaaagtgatgataTGACCTTTTTCCAATTAGGTTATAAAGACTAAATTTTGATCttattcctctctctttctttatctctctttctcatcaCTCATTTTTGGGGAAAGCAATTGGTATATCCCCAGAACACTAGAACACAGGCAGTCTTCTGTAAGGAAAGACCAGATGGTAGGAAACTAAACCACTGGGCGGTATCAAACACCAGACAAAGGAGTAAAAGTGCCTCTCAAGGATGCAGTCCCACCTGAAGTCTGGCCTAAATCTCATGCTTACTCTGAGCCAGAAAGCTACAGCTAAGCTATCTCTGGATTCCTAACCCTCAGCATCTCTATGAGATAACACCcctttgttgttttaatccaTTAATTTTGGGGGACTTTGCTTTCTATCAATTGATAATCAATACAGAATTTATACCTTAGCCACAATTTAACATATAAACCTTTCCATGACAAAGAACCTTTTCTTTTAGAAGAGTAAGAACACTTACTCTTAAGACCAAAGTGAAATAATGAGAAAGCTTTAATTCTACCTGCCTTTactagttttcaaaaaaaaaaaaaaaaaaggagagaaataactttttatatattttcttctcattatttcCCTGAATAGGGCACATTCAAGAAGCATTGTTATACAGGACTCAAAATCTAATCTGATAACATGTAtctttattattcacattttacagattcATGAAGctaattgaaatataaaacattatagtAAGCTTCCAGTGACTGGTGCAAAGAGTTCTGTAAAAGATTATTCCAAATTGGTAAAAGTGATGAtgcaaaaaatcaacaaataaatatttaaaatttccaccAATCAACAAGAGTTTTTACTGGTGTAAAAGATATACACCCTAAGTGCAGGGCAATTTATGATGATGTCCACAAATTATGGGGACAATAATTACCTCATTTCAGAATCAAATTAATAGTTTAAACTTCAATGAGGTGAACTCTATTAACACAACACTTATGGGAAATAAAATCGCCTCATGAATAGAGCAAACTgtaggaaaatatatttccagGTGACAAAATTTACTAAAAGTAGTGTTTAATtaagcaaatgaagaaattttGAGGTCAGAGTGCAAATGCAATTATAAAACCCAAAAGATATAATTAATCTGGCCTTGGGTGTAGCAATAGATAGTTAATATACTTTGAATCtgtataaaaaagataatatcagAAGCATTGTATTAAATCTTCATTGTGTGGAAACCATGAACATATACAAATCTTTATGAAACTTTTtgatgaattgtttttttttttcaaagacaaaatgagtattttaattcAGTTTCAGAAACAGATGTCACATGAATTTGGATTAGAAAAGAGccttgtttttccagaaatgtaggggggaaaaaataacccttaatagattcaatgtaattttcTGGATCTTCCTTTTGCACTAAAAGCTATATATCTTCTCCCCAAACCTGTTTTAAGAGTCAACTGACCCTCCTGATCTCCCTCTAGCTGGGACAGGCTAATTCCCCTCCACCCTCATCCCTCTTCTTTCAGCCACACTGTGTGGGTGCTGAAGACCCTGACCAATGAACAGAACTGTCCTTTAAGCTAGCAACCCACAGGCAGTGGCACCCACAGCCCCACTCCCAGTCCCCACAGCAGAGGCCACAGAGCTGGCATTGTTTCCACTGTCACAGGAATAAGGAGCCAAAGCTGACTGTCAGCACAAATCAAGGCCCAATatggagagagaatgagggcTTCAAGGCCCAGAGTAGGCTGCAGGCTAGGGGCAGGAAAAGGGAAGTTTTGAGTCATTCCACCTTCAGAAACAAGGGAGCAAAACTGGACCCTTTCCCGCTGCTATAGTTCTATTAGGTACTCTGTTTCCCTAAGCTCCAAGGGAATATGCAAGCACAAAAGGGTCTAAATAAATCAGGAGAATTTTGCCTTGGCTGGAGAAGAGAGTGACAAACAGGAAGATAGCTCAGTGAATCAAGTTATGGGAAGACAATGCTGGGAACTCCAGCTCTTTACATGGCTGCCAGCCCTACAGAGGACAACACAGTAAGAACCAAGACAGCCACTCCAGACTGGTACAGCTGGGGAATCTTCAGGCCTTTCCCTAGGTCCCATATCAAGTGTCGGATCCCATTCCAGGTGTGATACATGAGAGGGAAGACAAATGCAAACTTGGCTGTGTAGATCAGAGATGGCCCCAGGCACAGGGACTTCACAAGTTCCAAATGAGACTCAAAGTTTCCAGGGACCAACAGGGAAGACAAGCCAAAAAGAGAGACCCCTGCACTCAAGGCCACACCAGTACCACGGTGGCAAATGGACATTGCCATGGGAAGAGACCAACTGTAGATAGTGATATGGGGAGACAGAGGACGGTTTAAATCAGTGTTCTTATTCCAGAACCTCTCCATCTCTTCCTTGGCTGTGGTTCCCAAAGGAACAGCATTTCTGATACAGAGCTGAGGACTAAGGTGGGCACGGAGGCAATGACGGCCAACATGTCTCGACAAGAGCACAGCCATCTTGAGTTCTGGCCTGGACagaagtctgtttttttgtttttttttttaagattttatttatttattcatgagagacacagagatagaggcagagatgtaaagagggaaaagaaggctccatgcagggagcccaacgtgggactggatcccagaatctcgggatcttgccctgagtcaaaggcagatgctcaacaagatgagccacccatgtgtccctgaTGAATTGTTAATTGGCCTTCTGGTCTACAACATAAAACTTGCTGGAGGAGGGACAAAAATCCTGTCGTTTAGACAGTGGTCAGTCTCAATGTAATGAAACTAAAAGTGACAAAAAGAAAGTATTACTTCCTTGGTTTAGATCATTGGAGCTAAACAGTACTTCATTCTAAGAGCAACTTAGTGGTGATTCATTAGGAGGTGTCCAGTTAACTGAGGATCACAGATGCACTGAATGATCATCATGACTGCAATGTGAGTGAATGTTCTACTACAAAGAATCATCAATACGCATAAGTCACTGTCTCTTGCCTGAAACCTTCTTGACAAAGATTaagaagaatacaaaaaaagaaaaagaaaaaaaaaaaaaaagaagaatgctaTGAACTCACCAGTGAGAAAGCAAATATACAGGACGGGGATAAGATATAAGTCTGGGAAATAAAAGCAGATGGTAGACTTTAGGGGTTAGTGCTGGGGGTGGGTAGTGGAGAGCAGAAGTCAAGGTGGGCGGTGCACATGATTAAGATGGTGAGCTGAGGGGTGTGCTATGTGGCTACAATGAGTGAGGGTACAGTGGGAGGTGagtattcccccccccccataggctttctttttccagaggctggaagttgGGTGATCTGTGGCTGAAGGGAGCTGTAGTAGCACTTCCACAGTAGAAGAGGTCTGTTCATTCATTCTGTGGAGTTGATGGGACTTAAGCTTGATGGACCCAACTTCATAAACTCCAGGAGTGAAGAATAATCAActgtaataaaaaagacagaattCTGTTTCTAGTTAAAGATGGTGATCTCTTCCACATAAGGCCCAATTAAATAAACAGTAACTattgtacttcaattaaaaaaaaaactgtaaaaaataaatgaatgataaatcAACAGTAGCTATGTCCAGGAGTGAAATACACAATAAAGCATTAAAGCAGAGAGTGATTATCAAGGTCAGAAATTTCCATTAAATGCCTGAATGACTGAAATAGATCACAGTACATTAATAAAACCCTGCAACTAAAACATGACACATGATTTTAAACTAGAGTTTCACATAAAGGAATTTATATGATTAAGTCTATAAATTTGTGTGCATTTCAGATGAATTTATGacaatggaaaataagaaacaaacactATTTCTAACACTATCTTACTCTCTGGTAAGAACTGTCTACAGAGAGGCccctccgtggctcagtggttgagcatctgcctttggctcaagtggtgatcctggggtcctggaatcgagtcctgctcaggctccccacagagggcgaggcctgcctctccctctgcctatgtctctgtcaccctctgtgtctcccatgaatgaataactaaaatcttttaacaatttaaaaaaaaagcatctacTGTCAGCTTgagttgtgacctcagggtcctgggatggagccccttgtaGGGCTCCCTGGCcagctgggaacctgcttctccttctccctctgctgcttcccctgcttgtgtgctctctctttataaaataaataaataaagtctttaaaaatgtgtacagaGCTACACATtaaagcttcttttttatttgcacAAATATTCAAAGTAGTAATGATGCTGTGGGTTTTTAAGAGAATGcacaattattttcaataaattgagcaacatagaaatacaaaagaaacacacacacacacaccattaaaaaaaaaaaaaaacaaaacaaggaaagagtCAAGAAATACTACCACAAATTTGTTGTCTTTATTTTGGTGAAAGGTTCCagttttaattgtaaaaaaaataggaTGACGGGAGTTTAAAACGGAGTACTTACTACTTAAAACATGATTAACAAAATATGCTAAATCTTACTGAATTTGAAGGAAACTgaagtgaaattaaataatttcaagtaAATGTTTCTTTATGATAGTTATAATTCATAACATGATAGCTATAATTTATTATACAATAGTTATAATGATTAACCATAAAAAAGTGGGcactaccttttatttttctaataactaCAACTCTTTAATATTATATACCAACttttgatttgggggaaaaaagactctGAAGTCAGAATATGTACACCCTCTCTACCTCACTTATCTCTGACATTT
The genomic region above belongs to Vulpes lagopus strain Blue_001 chromosome 3, ASM1834538v1, whole genome shotgun sequence and contains:
- the LOC121487600 gene encoding succinate dehydrogenase cytochrome b560 subunit, mitochondrial-like produces the protein MAVLLSRHVGRHCLRAHLSPQLCIRNAVPLGTTAKEEMERFWNKNTDLNRPLSPHITIYSWSLPMAMSICHRGTGVALSAGVSLFGLSSLLVPGNFESHLELVKSLCLGPSLIYTAKFAFVFPLMYHTWNGIRHLIWDLGKGLKIPQLYQSGVAVLVLTVLSSVGLAAM